A stretch of Penaeus vannamei isolate JL-2024 chromosome 18, ASM4276789v1, whole genome shotgun sequence DNA encodes these proteins:
- the Oatp26F gene encoding solute carrier organic anion transporter family member 4A1 isoform X2, with protein MGVGVVNVATSRADLVADDDDEETGECGWLCLRPEKLQKTRTAKWVLFWLCWAAAAQGMVVNGFVNVCITTIEKRFDLRSTDTGLIAGAYDIASVLCSIPVSYLGSRIGSSKPRWLGWGVFIMGIGSFVFTLPHFGSPAYDPSVSTSSLLVCLREGKRVSRCGVMVEKWLSSYRHIFVLGQFLHGVGASPLYTLGITYLDESVPVKMSSMYLGIFYAMAVIGPAFGYLLGGQFLKIYIDSPKVDPTNLGLLANSDLWLGGWWIGFLLSGALSILVSWPIMAFPAQLPGAKAIKADRVSEAHSSPDTATSGGARGFGRLRDLPKAIKILTFNPTFVFLSLAGATEGILLAGFATFMPKFLENQFSMSASFAALLVGFVVVPAGGGGTFLGGWLIKRLQLRCSGILKFCIVFSFFCVLACLTFVMSCPNTQFAGVNVEYDNRTITPSTPNLTAFCNDDCNCKDVPYDPVCGNNHVMYFSPCHAGCSGMEKGADGLKVYTGCRCVASLPLPPLTTPIPKSGVGADVRLAVDSAIREKCPSTCNLMLVFLVIFFVVMLLTFVISLPAVSATLRCVPDSHRSFALGLQWIVVRLLGTIPGPILFGALIDNTCTLWQTTCGTTGACRSYDNFYMSRYMMGISIIGKALSTITFFMAWWLYKPPATGPETCHANAVAVADTVPVKDPKEAKELSGIDNPAADLS; from the exons atgggcgtgggcgtggtgaaCGTGGCCACCTCGCGAGCGGACCTGGTAgctgatgacgacgacgaagagacGGGAGAGTGTGGCTGGCTGTGTCTAAGGCCCGAGAAGTTGCAAAAGACGCGCACGGCCAAGTGGGTCCTGTTCTGGCTGTGCTGGGCCGCCGCCGCGCAAG GCATGGTGGTCAACGGCTTTGTGAACGTGTGTATCACAACTATTGAAAAGAGATTCGATCTTCGGTCTACAGACACAG GTCTGATCGCCGGCGCGTACGACATCGCCTCCGTGCTGTGCTCGATCCCCGTCTCGTACCTTGGCTCGAGAATCGGGAGCTCGAAGCCGCGCTGGCTGGGCTGGGGCGTGTTCATCATGGGCATCGGGTCCTTCGTGTTCACACTGCCCCACTTCGGGTCTCCCGCGTACGACCCCAGCGTCTCCACGTCGTCGCTGCTGGTGTGCCTGCGCGAG GGGAAGAGAGTGTCTCGCTGCGGCGTGATGGTGGAGAAGTGGCTGTCGTCGTACCGCCACATCTTCGTGCTGGGCCAGTTCCTGCACGGCGTGGGCGCCTCGCCGCTCTACACGCTGGGCATCACCTACCTGGACGAGTCGGTGCCCGTCAAGATGTCGTCCATGTACCTCG GAATCTTCTACGCCATGGCCGTGATTGGCCCCGCCTTCGGCTACCTGCTCGGGGGCCAGTTCCTCAAGATCTACATCGACTCGCCCAAAGTTGACCCCACCAA CTTGGGCCTGCTCGCGAACAGCGACCTGTGGCTGGGCGGATGGTGGATCGGCTTCCTGCTGTCGGGCGCGCTGTCCATCCTCGTCTCGTGGCCCATCATGGCCTTCCCCGCGCAGCTGCCAG GTGCGAAGGCCATCAAGGCGGACCGCGTGTCGGAGGCGCACAGCTCCCCCGACACGGCCACCTCGGGGGGCGCCAGGGGCTTCGGCCGCCTGCGTGACCTCCCCAAGGCGATCAAGATCCTGACCTTCAACCCgaccttcgtcttcctctccctggcGGGCGCCACGGAGGGCATCCTGCTCGCCGGCTTCGCCACCTTCATGCCCAAGTTCCTGGAGAATCAGTTCAGCATGTCGGCGAGCTTCGCGGCGCTGCTTGTGG GCTTCGTGGTGGTGCCAGCGGGCGGCGGCGGCACCTTCCTCGGGGGATGGCTCATCAAGAGGCTGCAGCTGCGGTGTTCGGGCATCCTCAAGTTCTGCATcgtgttctccttcttctgcgtCCTCGCCTGCCTCACCTTCGTCATGTCCTGCCCGAACACCCAGTTCGCCGGAGTCAACGTCGAGTACGACAACAG gACCATAACACCGAGCACGCCAAACCTGACGGCCTTCTGCAACGACGACTGCAATTGCAAGGACGTGCCCTATGACCCAGTGTGTGGCAACAACCACGTCATGTACTTCTCCCCGTGCCATGCAGGGTGCTCGGGCATGGAGAAGGGCGCGGACGGCCTGAAG GTGTACACGGGCTGTCGGTGCGTGGCCTCGctgcccctcccgcccctcaccACGCCCATCCCGAAGAGCGGCGTGGGTGCCGACGTGAGGCTGGCCGTCGACTCCGCCATCAGGGAGAAGTGCCCGTCCACCTGCAACCTCATGCTCGTCTTCCTCGTCATCTTCTTCGTCGTGATGCTGCTCACCTTCGTCATCAGTCTGCCGGCGGTGTCCGCGACGCTCAG GTGCGTGCCGGACAGCCATCGGTCCTTCGCCCTGGGCCTGCAGTGGATCGTGGTGCGGCTCCTCGGCACCATCCCGGGCCCCATCCTCTTCGGGGCGCTCATCGACAACACCTGCACGCTGTGGCAGACGACCTGCGGCACCACGGGGGCCTGCAGGAGCTACGATAACTTCTACATGAGCAG atatatgATGGGTATATCAATCATCGGCAAGGCGCTGTCGACAATAACCTTCTTCATGGCGTGGTGGCTGTACAAGCCCCCTGCGACGGGTCCGGAGACGTGCCACGCCaacgccgtcgccgtcgccgacACCGTGCCCGTCAAGGAcccgaaggaggcgaaggagctcAGCGGCATCGACAACCCGGCGGCGGACTTGTCGTGA
- the Oatp26F gene encoding solute carrier organic anion transporter family member 4A1 isoform X1 has translation MLIESARDSDTMKTPDRDSLASVRGGLRSPDSAGSASTAGRRALSWALSASRASSAASSASLYPSCPTPAPSHVDTLTSCSVLGENGVGFNRKRGSSIYSDINIAIFPSDMVSADGALFPQYEGLEEGDVLPCSPSFQPLSASVLLLGAPKAAPTSASEPATGLAIDRVSPTFITLPNTGSIIHPVNGWVARDPSAAKSPQRNGAFLGSGGAWLLRGLRSGAVAPAALPAVDVRSLSDPNGVPAFLKSSTNSEPDTRAMGVGVVNVATSRADLVADDDDEETGECGWLCLRPEKLQKTRTAKWVLFWLCWAAAAQGMVVNGFVNVCITTIEKRFDLRSTDTGLIAGAYDIASVLCSIPVSYLGSRIGSSKPRWLGWGVFIMGIGSFVFTLPHFGSPAYDPSVSTSSLLVCLREGKRVSRCGVMVEKWLSSYRHIFVLGQFLHGVGASPLYTLGITYLDESVPVKMSSMYLGIFYAMAVIGPAFGYLLGGQFLKIYIDSPKVDPTNLGLLANSDLWLGGWWIGFLLSGALSILVSWPIMAFPAQLPGAKAIKADRVSEAHSSPDTATSGGARGFGRLRDLPKAIKILTFNPTFVFLSLAGATEGILLAGFATFMPKFLENQFSMSASFAALLVGFVVVPAGGGGTFLGGWLIKRLQLRCSGILKFCIVFSFFCVLACLTFVMSCPNTQFAGVNVEYDNRTITPSTPNLTAFCNDDCNCKDVPYDPVCGNNHVMYFSPCHAGCSGMEKGADGLKVYTGCRCVASLPLPPLTTPIPKSGVGADVRLAVDSAIREKCPSTCNLMLVFLVIFFVVMLLTFVISLPAVSATLRCVPDSHRSFALGLQWIVVRLLGTIPGPILFGALIDNTCTLWQTTCGTTGACRSYDNFYMSRYMMGISIIGKALSTITFFMAWWLYKPPATGPETCHANAVAVADTVPVKDPKEAKELSGIDNPAADLS, from the exons ATGTTGATTGAAAGCGCACGAGATTCCGATACCATGAAGACGCCAGACCGGGATTCGCTCGCGTCCGTGCGCGGGGGCCTCCGCTCCCCCGACTCCGCCGGCAGCGCTTCTACAGCAGGTCGCCGAGCGCTGTCGTGGGCGCTGTCCGCCTCCCGTGCGTCGTCTGCTGCGTCCTCGGCGTCCCTGTACCCCTCCTGCCCAACGCCCGCCCCGAGCCACGTCGACACCCTGACGTCTTGCTCAGTGCTCGGCGAAAATGGAGTGGGattcaacagaaaacggggatCGAGTATTTATTCGGACATAAACATCGCCATTTTCCCCTCCGACATGGTGAGCGCTGACGGTGCGCTGTTCCCGCAGTACGAGGGCTTGGAGGAAGGCGACGTGTTGCCCTGCAGCCCCTCCTTCCAGCCCCTCTCGGCCAGCGTCCTGCTCCTGGGCGCGCCGAAGGCTGCCCCCACTTCGGCGTCCGAGCCCGCCACCGGCCTCGCCATTGACCGCGTGAGTCCGACGTTCATCACGCTGCCCAACACGGGCTCCATCATCCACCCGGTGAACGGCTGGGTCGCGCGGGACCCGTCGGCCGCCAAGTCCCCGCAGCGCAACGGCGCCTTCCTGGGCTCCGGCGGGGCGTGGCTGCTGCGCGGCCTGCGGTCGGGCGCCGTGGCCCCGGCAGCCCTGCCCGCCGTCGACGTGCGCTCCCTCAGCGACCCCAACGGCGTGCCGGCGTTCCTGAAG AGTTCGACGAACAGCGAGCCTGACACCAGggcgatgggcgtgggcgtggtgaaCGTGGCCACCTCGCGAGCGGACCTGGTAgctgatgacgacgacgaagagacGGGAGAGTGTGGCTGGCTGTGTCTAAGGCCCGAGAAGTTGCAAAAGACGCGCACGGCCAAGTGGGTCCTGTTCTGGCTGTGCTGGGCCGCCGCCGCGCAAG GCATGGTGGTCAACGGCTTTGTGAACGTGTGTATCACAACTATTGAAAAGAGATTCGATCTTCGGTCTACAGACACAG GTCTGATCGCCGGCGCGTACGACATCGCCTCCGTGCTGTGCTCGATCCCCGTCTCGTACCTTGGCTCGAGAATCGGGAGCTCGAAGCCGCGCTGGCTGGGCTGGGGCGTGTTCATCATGGGCATCGGGTCCTTCGTGTTCACACTGCCCCACTTCGGGTCTCCCGCGTACGACCCCAGCGTCTCCACGTCGTCGCTGCTGGTGTGCCTGCGCGAG GGGAAGAGAGTGTCTCGCTGCGGCGTGATGGTGGAGAAGTGGCTGTCGTCGTACCGCCACATCTTCGTGCTGGGCCAGTTCCTGCACGGCGTGGGCGCCTCGCCGCTCTACACGCTGGGCATCACCTACCTGGACGAGTCGGTGCCCGTCAAGATGTCGTCCATGTACCTCG GAATCTTCTACGCCATGGCCGTGATTGGCCCCGCCTTCGGCTACCTGCTCGGGGGCCAGTTCCTCAAGATCTACATCGACTCGCCCAAAGTTGACCCCACCAA CTTGGGCCTGCTCGCGAACAGCGACCTGTGGCTGGGCGGATGGTGGATCGGCTTCCTGCTGTCGGGCGCGCTGTCCATCCTCGTCTCGTGGCCCATCATGGCCTTCCCCGCGCAGCTGCCAG GTGCGAAGGCCATCAAGGCGGACCGCGTGTCGGAGGCGCACAGCTCCCCCGACACGGCCACCTCGGGGGGCGCCAGGGGCTTCGGCCGCCTGCGTGACCTCCCCAAGGCGATCAAGATCCTGACCTTCAACCCgaccttcgtcttcctctccctggcGGGCGCCACGGAGGGCATCCTGCTCGCCGGCTTCGCCACCTTCATGCCCAAGTTCCTGGAGAATCAGTTCAGCATGTCGGCGAGCTTCGCGGCGCTGCTTGTGG GCTTCGTGGTGGTGCCAGCGGGCGGCGGCGGCACCTTCCTCGGGGGATGGCTCATCAAGAGGCTGCAGCTGCGGTGTTCGGGCATCCTCAAGTTCTGCATcgtgttctccttcttctgcgtCCTCGCCTGCCTCACCTTCGTCATGTCCTGCCCGAACACCCAGTTCGCCGGAGTCAACGTCGAGTACGACAACAG gACCATAACACCGAGCACGCCAAACCTGACGGCCTTCTGCAACGACGACTGCAATTGCAAGGACGTGCCCTATGACCCAGTGTGTGGCAACAACCACGTCATGTACTTCTCCCCGTGCCATGCAGGGTGCTCGGGCATGGAGAAGGGCGCGGACGGCCTGAAG GTGTACACGGGCTGTCGGTGCGTGGCCTCGctgcccctcccgcccctcaccACGCCCATCCCGAAGAGCGGCGTGGGTGCCGACGTGAGGCTGGCCGTCGACTCCGCCATCAGGGAGAAGTGCCCGTCCACCTGCAACCTCATGCTCGTCTTCCTCGTCATCTTCTTCGTCGTGATGCTGCTCACCTTCGTCATCAGTCTGCCGGCGGTGTCCGCGACGCTCAG GTGCGTGCCGGACAGCCATCGGTCCTTCGCCCTGGGCCTGCAGTGGATCGTGGTGCGGCTCCTCGGCACCATCCCGGGCCCCATCCTCTTCGGGGCGCTCATCGACAACACCTGCACGCTGTGGCAGACGACCTGCGGCACCACGGGGGCCTGCAGGAGCTACGATAACTTCTACATGAGCAG atatatgATGGGTATATCAATCATCGGCAAGGCGCTGTCGACAATAACCTTCTTCATGGCGTGGTGGCTGTACAAGCCCCCTGCGACGGGTCCGGAGACGTGCCACGCCaacgccgtcgccgtcgccgacACCGTGCCCGTCAAGGAcccgaaggaggcgaaggagctcAGCGGCATCGACAACCCGGCGGCGGACTTGTCGTGA